DNA from Chitinophaga pendula:
ACAACCCCACTCCGGCGCACAAGCTAACGCCGCAGTAATGCTTGCTATCCTGCAGCCAGGAGACAAAATACTGGGCCTCGATCTCAGCATGGGTGGACACCTCACACATGGCGCTGCTGTAAACTACTCCGGTAAACTCTATGAACCCCACTTCTATGGCGTAAACAAAGAGACCGGCCTCATCGAATATGATAAAATGGAACAGATCGCCCTGCAGGAAAAACCCAAAGTAATCATTTGTGGTGCTTCCGCCTACAGCCGCGACTGGGACTATAAACGCATCCGCGCCATCGCCGACCAGATCGGCGCCTTCGTAATGGCTGATATCGCTCACCCCGCCGGCCTCATCGCCAAAGGATTGCTCAACTCACCATTCGAACATTGCCACTTCGTAACCACTACCACCCACAAAACACTCCGCGGCCCACGTGGTGGCCTCATCCTCATGCACAAAGATTTCGAAAATCCTTTCGGCCTCAAAACCCCTAAAGGCGAAATCCGCATGATGAGCTCCCTCATCGATACCGCCGTATTCCCAGGTATCCAGGGCGGACCCCTCGAACACGTGATCGCCGCCAAAGCCATCTCCTTCTTCGAGATCCTCTCCGACGAATATACCCAGTACGCCAAACAAGTACAGACCAACGCTCAGGCAATGGCCAAAGCCTTCATCGACAAAGGATACCAAATCGTATCGGGCGGTACCGAAAACCACCTCATGCTCATCGACCTGCGCAATAAAAATATCTCCGGTAAAAAAGCAGAACAAACGCTCGTTAAAGCAGACATCACCGTTAACAAAAACATGGTGCCCTTCGACGATAAATCCGCTTTCGTTACCTCCGG
Protein-coding regions in this window:
- the glyA gene encoding serine hydroxymethyltransferase, with the protein product MQRDQQIFDIIRQELQRQRHGIELIASENFTSYQVMQAMGNVMTNKYAEGYPGRRYYGGCEVVDLSEQLAIDRAKEIFGVEYANVQPHSGAQANAAVMLAILQPGDKILGLDLSMGGHLTHGAAVNYSGKLYEPHFYGVNKETGLIEYDKMEQIALQEKPKVIICGASAYSRDWDYKRIRAIADQIGAFVMADIAHPAGLIAKGLLNSPFEHCHFVTTTTHKTLRGPRGGLILMHKDFENPFGLKTPKGEIRMMSSLIDTAVFPGIQGGPLEHVIAAKAISFFEILSDEYTQYAKQVQTNAQAMAKAFIDKGYQIVSGGTENHLMLIDLRNKNISGKKAEQTLVKADITVNKNMVPFDDKSAFVTSGIRIGVPAITTRGLQENQMAQIVEWIDELLMDADNDTNITRIRGEVNTFMNQFELYPEMGA